From the Pseudomonadota bacterium genome, the window ACAATGGACCAGATGAAGATGATGGTCACCACGTTGATTATATATGTTGAGATTGGCAGCATGGGCAGGATTACGAGACACACGAAGAGGACGGCAGGTATCACTTTTCCGATCTTTCCCACGCCGTTCATGATGACACCCCTGTTCCAAGGATGCCTTGCGGCCGTATGAGCATAACGAGAATGAAGATAACGAGAACAACTATCTCGGCAACCTCAGTTGAAGTAAGTGCCGCGGCCACAGAAGTGATGATCCCGATGAGAAAAGCACCGATGAAACCGCCAAGGAGATTGCCCATACCGCCCAGTACCACGATAATAAATGCGGTCAGAGTAAAAGCCGAGCCAAAATGGGGATGAACGGTATAGATGGGAACAAAGAAGGCGGCTACAATAGCCGTGAGGATTCCCCCCAGCGCCATGGTCACATAGTAGACCATTTTGGGGTTAATACCCATGAGTTTTGCAACCTCAGTGTCCTGGGCAACAGCCCTGATTGCCAGACCAAGATAGGTTTTGTTGAGGAAGAGATAAAGCAGTCCCTAAAGCAGTCCCATGACTACCAGTGCCCCGATGAAGGCAATAAAGCTGGAAGCTCTGATGAAAATATTACTAATCTCGATGACGGGGAGATCAAAGGGAATGCCCCGGTAATCTGCCCCCCACACAAAGAGGGCAAAGTTTTCGAAGACTACAATCAGGCTTGCGAGCGCAAGGAGTTGATTGAGTCGAAGTGCAGTCAGGAGGGGTCTGATGACCACAAACTGGGTCAGGAACCCGACAAGTCCCATTACTACGATGGCGAGAAAGATGGCGAGAAAGATGGGCAGCCCTAACTGTTCGTAGAACATATAAATTATGTAGAACCCCATCATGACGAATTGGCCGTAAGCGAGGTGAATGATCTTCACGACCCCAAAGATGAGGTTGAGGCCGAGAGCAAGGAGTGCAAAAACCCCCCCAAGCAATATTCCGTTGATAAGTGCGTTTAGTAGTTGTTCACCCATAGTATCCCCTAAATGCCCAAGTAAGCTTTTCTGATATACTCGTTCTTGTCGAACTCCTCTTTGCCGCCCTCGAATACCAGTTTGCCGGATTCGAAAAGATATGCGTAGTTTGCAAGCTGTAAAGCCTTGACAGCATTCTGCTCCACCATAAGGATGGAATATCCCCGTTCTTTGATCTGCTCCACGAAGTTGAAGATGCCCTGGATTACCTTTGGGGCCAACCCGGCCGAGGGCTCATCGAGTATGAGAAGCTTCGGTTTTGACATAAGACTTCGCGCTACGGCAAGCATCTGTCGTTCGCCACCGCTCATAGATCCTGCTATCTGTGTCTGCCTTTCCTTTAGTCTCGGAAAGAGAAAGAAGACCTCTTCCAGGGACTCCCGAAACTGCTTCCGCACCCTCGGGAGGTAGCTCCCTATCTTCAGGTTTTCGTACACGCTCAGGCCGGGGAAAAGTCTCCCGC encodes:
- a CDS encoding ABC transporter ATP-binding protein: VKSKQTTIVLGPNGSGKTTLMKAISGLERIRSGEIYLDGERVDTKEAHEIAAAGIALVPEGGRLFPGLSVYENLKIGSYLPRVRKQFRESLEEVFFLFPRLKERQTQIAGSMSGGERQMLAVARSLMSKPKLLILDEPSAGLAPKVIQGIFNFVEQIKERGYSILMVEQNAVKALQLANYAYLFESGKLVFEGGKEEFDKNEYIRKAYLGI